A single region of the Acidimicrobiales bacterium genome encodes:
- a CDS encoding NDMA-dependent alcohol dehydrogenase, whose protein sequence is MTRAAVLYGANQEWKVQDVELDAPGKGEVLVKTHAAGLCHSDEHLVTGDLGSPEGSMFPVIGGHEGSGVVIELGEGVTDFEVGDHVAVSFVPACGKCRWCASGQQNLCNLGAGTLGPGMISDGRCGHHGPDGEDVNTMAKLGTFAEHMLLHQDSLIKVDKDLPLIPVALVSCGVATGYGSAVNRAEVTAGDTVVVVGCGGIGANALQGAKVAGAKNVVAVDPSEFKREKAAEFGATHTASSMEEAMELVGGLTEGVMADSVILSAGVIHGDMLAPAQFLTRKGGTIVVTGLAPMMQMDVSLNLFEFAMMNKQIKGTIFGSDSPRRAVPHLLGMYQAGQLKLDELVTQTYSLDQINEGYQDMRDDKNIRGVLVFD, encoded by the coding sequence ATGACGCGTGCTGCAGTGCTCTACGGGGCCAACCAGGAATGGAAGGTCCAGGACGTCGAGCTCGACGCGCCGGGCAAGGGCGAAGTGCTCGTCAAGACCCACGCGGCCGGTCTCTGTCACAGCGACGAGCACCTCGTCACCGGCGACCTCGGCAGCCCCGAGGGTTCGATGTTCCCGGTCATCGGTGGCCACGAAGGATCCGGGGTCGTCATCGAACTCGGTGAGGGCGTCACCGACTTCGAGGTGGGCGACCATGTCGCCGTCTCCTTCGTGCCCGCCTGCGGCAAGTGCCGCTGGTGCGCATCCGGTCAGCAGAACCTCTGCAACCTCGGCGCCGGCACGCTCGGCCCGGGGATGATCAGCGACGGCCGGTGCGGTCACCACGGCCCCGACGGCGAAGACGTCAACACGATGGCGAAGCTCGGTACGTTCGCCGAACACATGCTCCTGCACCAGGACTCACTCATCAAGGTCGACAAGGACCTGCCGCTCATCCCCGTCGCGCTCGTGAGCTGCGGCGTCGCCACGGGCTACGGCAGCGCCGTCAACCGGGCCGAGGTGACGGCGGGCGACACCGTGGTGGTGGTCGGTTGTGGCGGCATCGGGGCCAACGCACTCCAGGGGGCGAAGGTCGCCGGGGCCAAGAACGTCGTCGCCGTCGATCCGTCGGAGTTCAAGCGGGAGAAGGCCGCCGAGTTCGGCGCCACCCACACGGCATCGTCGATGGAAGAAGCGATGGAACTCGTCGGCGGTCTCACCGAGGGCGTGATGGCCGACAGCGTGATCCTCTCCGCGGGCGTCATCCACGGCGACATGCTCGCGCCGGCCCAGTTCCTCACCCGCAAGGGCGGCACGATCGTGGTCACCGGGCTCGCCCCGATGATGCAGATGGACGTGTCACTCAACCTCTTCGAGTTCGCCATGATGAACAAGCAGATCAAGGGCACCATCTTCGGATCGGACAGCCCCCGCCGCGCCGTGCCGCACCTGCTGGGCATGTACCAGGCCGGTCAGCTGAAGCTCGACGAGCTCGTCACCCAGACCTACTCCCTCGACCAGATCAACGAGGGCTACCAGGACATGCGCGACGACAAGAACATCCGCGGCGTGCTCGTCTTCGACTGA
- a CDS encoding mycofactocin-coupled SDR family oxidoreductase, whose translation MTRPVALVTGAARGMGAATVARLVADGWSVVATDICADEPAIPYGLGTRDQLEAVAAEGGEHVHAMVADVRDQAAVRTAVEAAVDLYGRLDAAIAIAGVFAAGKRMWEVSDEEWDAVVDIDLRGVFHTARAAIPAILESPEPWRGRFVGVASTAAIVGLQNMAPYVAAKHGVVGLVRALAVDLAGTGVTSNAIAPGSTRTAILEASATAYDTDIDEFATHQRPIGRLVEAEEIAGAVAYLCSESAAAVTGVVLPVDGGMTSTI comes from the coding sequence ATGACCCGACCTGTCGCCCTCGTCACCGGAGCTGCCCGCGGGATGGGGGCGGCCACCGTCGCCCGCCTCGTCGCCGATGGCTGGTCCGTGGTCGCCACCGACATCTGTGCCGACGAACCCGCGATTCCGTACGGACTGGGCACCCGTGACCAGCTCGAGGCGGTCGCCGCCGAGGGTGGCGAGCACGTTCACGCGATGGTCGCCGACGTGCGGGACCAGGCCGCGGTGCGCACTGCGGTCGAGGCGGCCGTCGATCTCTACGGCCGCCTCGACGCCGCGATCGCGATCGCCGGTGTGTTCGCGGCCGGCAAGCGCATGTGGGAGGTGTCCGACGAGGAGTGGGATGCAGTGGTCGACATCGACCTGCGTGGCGTGTTCCACACCGCCCGCGCGGCCATCCCCGCGATCCTCGAGAGCCCCGAGCCGTGGCGCGGCCGCTTCGTCGGCGTCGCGTCGACCGCCGCCATCGTCGGTCTCCAGAACATGGCGCCCTATGTCGCGGCGAAGCACGGTGTGGTCGGGCTCGTCCGCGCGCTCGCCGTCGACCTCGCGGGAACGGGCGTGACCTCGAACGCCATCGCCCCCGGGTCGACCCGCACGGCCATCCTCGAGGCCTCCGCCACCGCCTACGACACCGACATCGACGAGTTCGCGACCCACCAGCGGCCCATCGGTCGGTTGGTCGAGGCCGAGGAGATCGCCGGAGCGGTCGCCTACCTGTGCTCGGAATCGGCAGCCGCCGTCACCGGCGTCGTCCTGCCCGTCGACGGCGGGATGACCAGCACCATCTGA
- a CDS encoding acyl-CoA dehydrogenase family protein, whose product MDFNLNETEQAVSDLAMQILGDKIDHERLKQIEAGDRWFAADEWALMADAGLIGIALPEAHGGGGLGIIEAGLVCEAVGRHVAPVPALPTMLAALTIAEFADDAISAELLPGVSDGSRILTVATAEYLRDDLTRPGVTASADGSLTGVKSVVEFADSATHAVVNAIGPDGVGLHLVELDGVASQAGTTSRREPVHELTFASTPATLLASGDDAVRWFEARCLALVCATQLGVVEGQLRLTAQYTSEREQFGRPIATFQAVTQRLADCFIQVEGLRLMTQSALWRIANDIDPWEDLRIAKWFGSEGAHFVAHGAQHMHGGIGVDVDYPLHRYTLWNKHLEVTLGAASQQLRTLGKSLAS is encoded by the coding sequence ATGGACTTCAACCTCAACGAGACCGAGCAGGCCGTCAGCGACCTGGCGATGCAGATCCTCGGCGACAAGATCGACCACGAGCGGCTCAAGCAGATCGAGGCCGGGGACCGGTGGTTCGCCGCCGACGAATGGGCGTTGATGGCCGATGCCGGCCTCATCGGCATCGCCCTCCCGGAGGCGCACGGGGGCGGAGGGCTCGGCATCATCGAGGCCGGGCTGGTCTGCGAGGCTGTCGGACGCCACGTGGCGCCGGTGCCTGCGCTGCCGACGATGCTCGCCGCGCTGACCATCGCCGAGTTCGCCGACGACGCGATTTCCGCGGAGCTCCTCCCCGGCGTGTCTGACGGCTCACGGATCCTCACGGTCGCGACCGCCGAGTACCTGCGCGACGACCTGACGCGTCCCGGCGTCACCGCGTCCGCCGACGGCTCGCTGACGGGCGTGAAGTCCGTCGTCGAGTTCGCCGACTCGGCAACCCACGCCGTCGTCAATGCGATCGGTCCCGACGGCGTGGGCCTCCACCTGGTCGAGCTCGACGGCGTCGCCTCGCAGGCCGGAACGACGAGTCGGCGGGAACCCGTCCACGAGCTCACCTTCGCGTCGACCCCGGCCACACTGTTGGCGTCGGGCGACGACGCGGTCCGCTGGTTCGAGGCCCGCTGTCTCGCCCTGGTGTGCGCCACCCAGCTCGGCGTGGTCGAGGGTCAACTCCGCCTGACGGCGCAGTACACCAGCGAACGCGAGCAGTTCGGTCGCCCGATCGCCACGTTCCAGGCGGTCACCCAGCGGCTCGCCGACTGCTTCATCCAGGTCGAGGGCCTGCGCCTGATGACACAGTCCGCCTTGTGGCGGATCGCGAACGACATCGACCCGTGGGAGGACCTGCGCATCGCGAAGTGGTTCGGTTCCGAGGGCGCCCATTTCGTCGCCCACGGTGCCCAGCACATGCACGGCGGTATCGGTGTCGACGTCGACTATCCGTTGCATCGCTACACCCTGTGGAACAAGCACCTCGAGGTCACCCTCGGCGCCGCCAGCCAACAGCTCCGCACCCTCGGAAAGTCCCTCGCCTCCTGA
- the mftE gene encoding mycofactocin biosynthesis peptidyl-dipeptidase MftE, which translates to MHLGIHTSPQLSGRKLTLLVPLGATEQHGPHLPLDTDTRIAVAVADGVAGRLDDVAVGPPIAIGASGEHEGFAGTLSIGTQVLADLLVELVRTAGPEFARIVVINAHGGNAYALRAASATCTEEGRALEVWSVRVAGADAHAGRTETSLMLHLAPELVDLPSAVAGNTEPLTELLPEMIESGVRGVSPSGVLGDPAGASAEEGGALLASLVDDAAARIDVR; encoded by the coding sequence ATGCACCTCGGAATCCACACATCGCCGCAGCTGTCGGGCCGCAAGCTCACCCTGCTCGTCCCACTCGGGGCGACCGAGCAGCACGGACCACACCTCCCCCTCGACACCGACACCCGCATCGCGGTGGCGGTGGCCGACGGCGTGGCCGGTCGACTCGACGATGTCGCGGTCGGGCCGCCCATCGCCATCGGTGCGTCGGGAGAACATGAGGGGTTCGCCGGTACCTTGTCGATCGGCACGCAAGTGCTGGCCGACCTGCTCGTCGAGCTCGTGCGTACGGCGGGGCCCGAGTTCGCCCGCATCGTGGTGATCAACGCCCACGGCGGCAACGCGTATGCGCTACGGGCTGCGTCGGCCACCTGCACGGAGGAGGGACGGGCGCTCGAGGTCTGGTCCGTCCGGGTCGCCGGCGCCGATGCCCACGCGGGCCGCACCGAGACGTCACTCATGCTGCACCTGGCCCCCGAGCTGGTGGACCTCCCGTCAGCGGTAGCCGGCAACACCGAACCGCTCACCGAACTGCTGCCGGAGATGATCGAGTCGGGCGTGCGCGGCGTGTCGCCCAGCGGTGTTCTGGGTGACCCCGCCGGGGCGTCGGCCGAAGAGGGCGGCGCGCTGCTGGCGTCACTGGTCGACGACGCGGCGGCCCGGATCGATGTGAGGTAG
- a CDS encoding thioesterase family protein produces the protein MADLAHDTSVVTTDRAESFTHFTADISAEWAIWGPMGGYIASIALRAAGEHCGRARPASINANFLAAAAFAPVTVQATTLRTTRVATCVRVTVVQDERPVIEATVWGTDTTDGLEHHTTRRAPDVPHHSTLPSFHERLAAQDEAVMYEFWNRLDFRPTEWTDDWMNRAPTEPAQSSWYRFVDGPRFDEPWLDDTRLLILTDLDAWGAATNAHTGELAWFAPTIELTCRFLQPAHEYEWLLSWGDAPVGRAGLIGVESEVWSEDHRLLAIGGSTLLCRPAPTES, from the coding sequence GTGGCAGACCTCGCGCACGACACCTCGGTGGTCACGACCGACCGGGCTGAGTCGTTCACCCACTTCACCGCCGACATCTCCGCCGAATGGGCGATATGGGGACCGATGGGCGGCTACATCGCGTCGATCGCGCTCCGCGCCGCCGGCGAGCACTGCGGTCGCGCTCGTCCCGCGTCGATCAACGCGAATTTCCTGGCCGCCGCTGCGTTCGCGCCGGTGACCGTGCAGGCGACCACGCTGCGGACCACGCGGGTCGCCACCTGCGTGCGGGTCACGGTCGTCCAGGACGAACGGCCCGTGATCGAAGCCACCGTCTGGGGCACCGACACCACCGACGGGCTCGAACACCACACGACCCGGCGGGCGCCCGACGTCCCCCATCATTCCACCCTGCCCAGCTTCCACGAACGCCTCGCCGCGCAGGACGAAGCGGTGATGTACGAGTTCTGGAATCGGCTCGACTTCCGCCCGACCGAGTGGACCGACGACTGGATGAACCGGGCGCCGACCGAGCCGGCACAGAGCTCGTGGTACCGGTTCGTCGATGGTCCCCGTTTCGACGAACCGTGGCTGGACGACACCCGGCTGCTGATCCTGACCGACCTCGATGCATGGGGGGCCGCAACCAACGCCCACACCGGCGAGCTCGCCTGGTTCGCCCCGACCATCGAACTCACCTGCCGCTTCCTGCAACCCGCCCACGAGTACGAGTGGCTGCTGAGCTGGGGCGACGCGCCGGTGGGGCGGGCCGGGTTGATCGGCGTGGAATCCGAGGTCTGGTCCGAGGACCACCGCCTGCTCGCCATCGGCGGCAGCACCCTTCTCTGCCGACCGGCGCCGACCGAGAGCTGA
- a CDS encoding acyl-CoA dehydrogenase family protein, with protein MHVDLTPDQKDLQAELRDYFTTLMTDEVKASIRNDELSANEPYRDLIRKIGADGWLGVAWPEEYGGKGYSPVENYIFFNEAQKAGCPIPFLTTNTVGPTLRNFGTEEQKNDFLPKILTGDMFFSIGYSEPGAGSDLASLQTKAVKDGDEWVINGQKLYTSLAWDADYIWLAARTDPDAPAHKGITIFLVPTSDPGFSITPFITMGTTNTTATFYDDVRVPESAVVGEVHGGWNLITSQLNQERVSLCAAGGITNTVNQIIDWARETEHPDGGRVIDQEWVQVKLAEMRARVRFLDLLNWKVAYNQTTGVLNPAVASSVKVWGSESMHTIYKEATELFGALGALRPGSPGAILAGRIEELYRGVWVLTFGGGTNELQRDIIGWAGMALPREKRRK; from the coding sequence ATGCATGTCGACCTGACACCCGACCAGAAGGACCTCCAGGCCGAGCTCCGCGACTACTTCACGACGTTGATGACCGACGAGGTGAAGGCGTCGATTCGCAACGACGAGCTCAGTGCCAACGAGCCCTACCGGGATCTCATCCGCAAGATCGGCGCCGACGGCTGGCTCGGGGTGGCGTGGCCCGAGGAGTACGGGGGCAAGGGCTACTCACCCGTGGAGAACTACATCTTCTTCAACGAAGCCCAGAAGGCGGGCTGCCCCATCCCGTTCCTCACGACCAACACGGTCGGTCCCACGCTGCGCAACTTCGGCACCGAAGAGCAGAAGAACGACTTCCTGCCCAAGATCCTCACCGGCGACATGTTCTTCTCCATCGGCTACTCCGAGCCGGGCGCCGGGTCCGACCTCGCCTCGCTGCAGACGAAGGCGGTGAAGGACGGTGACGAGTGGGTCATCAACGGCCAGAAGCTCTACACCTCGCTCGCGTGGGACGCCGACTACATCTGGCTCGCAGCCCGCACCGATCCCGACGCACCCGCCCACAAGGGCATCACCATCTTCCTCGTGCCCACGAGTGATCCCGGCTTCTCGATCACGCCGTTCATCACGATGGGCACGACCAACACCACGGCCACGTTCTACGACGACGTACGGGTGCCCGAGTCGGCCGTCGTCGGCGAGGTCCACGGCGGCTGGAACCTCATCACCAGCCAGCTCAACCAGGAGCGGGTGTCGCTGTGCGCGGCCGGTGGCATCACCAACACCGTGAACCAGATCATCGACTGGGCCCGCGAGACCGAGCATCCCGACGGCGGTCGTGTGATCGACCAGGAGTGGGTGCAGGTGAAGTTGGCCGAGATGCGGGCGCGAGTCCGTTTCCTCGACCTGCTCAACTGGAAGGTCGCCTACAACCAGACCACCGGGGTGCTCAACCCGGCAGTGGCCAGCTCGGTGAAGGTGTGGGGCTCCGAGTCGATGCACACGATCTACAAGGAGGCGACCGAGTTGTTCGGCGCCCTCGGCGCCCTCCGGCCGGGCTCGCCCGGTGCCATCCTGGCCGGACGGATCGAGGAGCTGTACCGCGGCGTGTGGGTCCTCACCTTCGGCGGCGGAACCAACGAATTGCAACGAGACATCATCGGGTGGGCCGGCATGGCCCTGCCCCGCGAGAAGCGCAGGAAGTAA